Within Carassius auratus strain Wakin unplaced genomic scaffold, ASM336829v1 scaf_tig00214260, whole genome shotgun sequence, the genomic segment aagagccgtgatctctcttccttgtacctgactgcctgtgatgcattacagtcctccgtcaagaaagttattcatgttattcctctcgttattccaagtccaagcggaatccactcattatttcagcttcaaaagtccacttgatgtcacggtgacggatgacaaatgctactgtgcacatgtacattctgactctagttaattcgcataataacttacactgtttgccttttgaactataataacgatcgctcgtgcaatgccatggccgctgacattatttatttactatcatctgatctctgtctgtgctctctgctctgcatcgagtctgaatctgaaccactaaaactttaagattaaacggttcatttataatattataaaaatgggagaaaatgtaaaacgcggtttggcggtcgaagtgtccctcactgcttgccatagaaacattgattgcacatgcgtgctagctttatcaaccaaaaatgccttaacgcaatttgagcgtaatagaaaacattcaggtgacagttcacctcagattgtgttgctgatttgaaatatattaaacatgagtgtgccaagtctgcaagcattaccgtGTGTACATTTGTATTAACTCTTGAgtctgcgagtgagagagagagagaaagatctggctcactcttttcttttcctaattttacatgCTGCAAgttccaaaaaacacaagcagtctttgatcacggccggatgttctccgagtccgatgactctgatcggcgatcgcacgggtattacacacaatgttaaacagacccgggacccgaggtaatagattcggacccgacccggacccggctgatgatttaaaatatagacccgaacccgtacgggtcccgggtcaggtccggggtcgacgggtatcacttttagcatagcttagcatagatcattgaatcggaTATAGGACCattagccgcttccctgtcctgctccagcgccgcttccctgtcctgctccagcgccctggccatagccgcttccctgtcctgctccagcgccctggccatagccgcttccctgtcctgctccagcgccctggccagctccctgtccggctcctgccccagcgccgcttccctgtccggctcctgccccagcgccgcttccctgtcctgctccagcgccgcttccctgtcctgctcctgctccagcgccgcttccctgtccggctcctgctccagcgccgcttccctgtccggctcctgctccagcgccgcttccctgtccggctcctgctccagcgccctggccagcgccgcttccctgtcctgctccagcgccgcttccctgtcctgctccagcgccgcttccctgtcctgctcctgctccagcgccgcttccctgtcctgctcctgctccagcgccgcttccctgtcctgctcctgcgccctggccatagccgcttccctgtcctgctccagcgccctggccatagccgcttccctgtcctgctccagcgccctggccatagccgcttccctgtcctgctccagcgccgcttccctgtcctgctccagcgccgcttccctgtcctgctccagcgccgcttccctgtcctgctccagcgccctggccatagccgcttccctgtcctgctccagcgccgcttccctgtcctgctccagcgccctggccatagccgcttccctgtcctgctccagcgccctggccatagccgcttccctgtcctgctccagcgccctggccatagccgcttccctgtcctgctccagcgccgcttccctgtcctgctccagcgccgcttccctgtcctgctccagcgccctggccatagccgcttccctgtcctgctccagcaccgcttccctgtcctgctccagcgccctggccatagccgcttccctgtcctgctccagcgccctggccatagccgcttccctgtcctgctccagcgccgcttccctgtcctgctccagcgccgcttccctgtcctgctccagcgccgcttccctgtcctgctccagcgccgcttccctgtcctgctccagcgccgcttccctgtcctgctccagcgccgcttccctgtcctgctccagcgccctggccatagccgcttccctgtccagctcctgcgccctggccatagccgcttccctgtccagctcctgcgccctggccatagccgcttccctgtccagctcctgcgccctggccatagccgcttccctgtccagctcctgcgccctggccatagccgcttccctgtccagctcctgcgccctggccatagccgcttccctgtccagctcctgcgccctggccatagccgcttccctgtcctgctccagcgccctggccatagccgcttccctgtcctgctccagcgccctggccatagccgcttccctgtccagctcctgcgccctggccatagccgcttccctgtccagctcctgcgccctggccatagccgcttccctgtccagctcctgcgccctggccatagccgcttccctgtccagctcctgcgccctggccatagccgcttccctgtccagctcctgcgccctggccatagccgcttccctgtccagctcctgcgccctggccatagccgcttccctgtcctgctccagcgccctggccatagccgcttccctgtcctgctccagcgccctggccatagccgcttccctgtccaactcctgcgccacttccctgtccagctcctgcaccctggccatagccgcttcccaggccatagccgcttccctggccagcaccctgtcctgcaccctggccaaagccgcttccctgacctgcgccctggccatagccgcttccctgtcctgcgccctgTCCCgcaccctggccatagccgcttccctgtcccgcgccctgtcccgcgccctggccatagccgcttccctgacccgcgccctggccatagccgcttccctgacccgcgccctggccatagccgcttccctggccagaaCCGTTTCCATGGCAAGTTGCCTGACCTCTTCCCTGGCCACGCggttcactgcatgcaaagccaccggtggttgggcaacatttctgtgtggcaggacactggccatcattgAAACAGCTATCAGCACAGAGTGGGATCATCTCCGGTATGGGACATTGACCTGGCTTCACTGCATGAACACAGATAGTCAGCTTTAGTTTGTGCATATAGACCAGAGATCCTTAAATCTGGACTTCGAGATCCacattcctgcagagtttagctccaaccctagtcaaacacaccCGAGCATGTTAATCAGTGCCagtcaatgtctttgggatcattagaaaaatcTGAGGTAGGCGGCTTTGATCAGGGTTGGTGAATGGCAAGTTTTATCTAAAGAAAGAATTCCATTCCaagtcagtggttctcaattccagtcatgGAACACCCTTACTTAACACACCGGATTGAAATCATCAGCTTGTTGGTCCAGTTCCTGGATCTCTCTCCTGACAAGCTGATGATCACAATCTGGGGTGTTAAATAAGGGGGACATGCAAAGGGATGGCTTTAGCAAGGGACGAGCAAGGGGTCCCcgggactggaattgagaaccactgtttgaagcattattcctttttattttgtaaatccaTCCGGTCCTTAAAGCCATCCCAAGGGATGATTTCAATCCGACTTTAGAGAACAACTAAAGGCAAACTCTCTGCTTAGGACTTACATTGAATCCAGAGTGTtactagtatgtgtgtgtgtgtgtgagtttaacCTTAGCATCGATTATTAACTGAAACTCACTGAAAACAGGCAGCACGCAAACAGGCCCAAATTCAAATCGACAGCATTTGTGCCCTCCAGGGCAGTCTTCATCAGAGGAACAGCCTCGATGGGATGGTTCGACCATCAGCCTCTCCGGACAGAAACCATCCACTAGAGAATTCAAGAGGATTATAAGGGGAGTGCGGTTTCACCAtttgtaaatctgtggttttgCAATGGGTCTCAAACCGAAATACAAAGTTTATGCATTTGTCTGCTTCATATCAAAAGCGGTTTAAAACCTACTACGCATTCATAAGCGATGTTAACTATTTTCAAAGACTGAAAGTCActcatttctgcatttcttcagGTTCTGTAATGAAATTAACAGATCTTTTCACCTGTGGTTCGTCTTTGAATAGCGCGAGCTATGCTGAAGTatccaaacagacagaaaaaaacagcaaTCAACGAGAAATACATTCGAGCTGTCATCCTCCCAGCCTGTGATCTCTGCTGGAAAATGCAGTGAATCGGTGCGTCAGGACAAGCAGACAGCAAAGAACACAAAACTAAAACGATTACTTGTTGCTGCAATACCAACTTCTGTAAAATGGGATTTTAAAGATTGAAGGAAAACAGGTTaattccaaccctgatcaaactcacctgcctgtagctttctagtaatctgaaatgccttgattagcttgttcaggtgtgtatgATTGGGGTTGGACCTGCTGAATGCTACGTTCTAGCCATGTCATAAATTTACGCTGGGTACACGCCAGAAGATAATCGGTCTGATTTTGGGCCGATTTCTCCCCTTCCGACAATCATAGCTATGTCCCGATTATCTTGACTGTTCTACAGATTATGTTATCTGATTTTCTCTTGCCgtgaggtgtgttaagagtgtccgAATCTGATCGGAAGAACATCGGAGACGCCCCGATCGCGAATCGTAAATATTTAACACGTTTAATATTTACGATCAgaatcctgatgtgtggggggGAAGCCCGAGGAAAAATGCGTGcacgctctggagattatcacgtgAAACGAAACCgtatccaatcagaaagcgagatgaTGGAAGACTGAAGCCGTCATGGCGCAGCACAAAGTGAAATTGTTGCggacagcagagatggaggatCATCTTGTTGATTTGTGGCAACAGCACAAATGTTTATACGACGTGTCGTGTATAAAATCATTCCAAcactatcattgcaatttcttcctgcatatcgTCCGCCATGATTATTCTGAAGTCTCGCGAGATTTCCTGTGTTCAGTCGAGACTCTGgttgaaaatctgtttgtgtggTGCACTGTCTTGTCACATCAGACAGACCGAAGCGGTGCGTGCCGGTTCttcttaatcttttattttttttttcttaaaattatcCAGAACAAAATTTACAACAGTAAATGTACAAGAGTGTGCAAACCATTTATTCAGTAAATCAacaactgtattaaaaaaaattacaagtctTGTTTTATTAACGATGTTCTCCAAACTGGTGCGGTAGTCCTCAAGTCTCCTGAAGAAAATGGATGAAATTTGGCTTGAACCGATACCTtacccaaaataataaaaagttattacattCATCTGAACGCATACGTATCAAAGTTATTTTACTGGGAAGCAATACTTTTTCcattacattttgcacatccacccaaaaaacaaaaattcatataaacacaattacaaaatacatgtataatatagACTCCTGTTCCATTGACCAAACAAATCGCAGGGATAATCAAGATCCAGATTAAATCTCTAACACACTTTAGCCACATATACCATTAAATAGGGCTGTCACGATAGtagatttttcatatcacggttattgtGGCCTTATCGATATACTATAGAAACCTTGGGGGGCggtagtcaaattattttttgtctttcagtTTGTCCTTTTTCACCCAACGAACAGAAGGATAAACGCAGGACACAATACTCTGGCTTTCTCCATCTTCTTTGTAGCTCCTATGAAATATCAAGAGAGAAAATATGGTCAAGTTCAACAGTGAGGAATAAATATTTATGGTAACTCCTTACAATGAGAtggtttgttaacattaatgtattaattaacatgaacgaACAGTGAACAATACGTTATTTTTTATTGACAAACAAAGATAATAAATTGTGTAGAgtcattcattgttcatgttagttcacagaacattaatgtttacaaagacAACTTgagattttattaattcataagcTAATGCtgaaattagcatgaactaagtgctgtggaaatattgttcattattaattGTCATTTATATGTTAAACTAATGAACCTGATTGAAGAATGAccgcagatgaggcattaagtgcatggcactgcgacaacttaacattttacaagttTAACGTAGCAATGTGTTTGCTCAGTTTTTCGTAGCTACGCACAGGCCATATTGAttggaaaatacaaaaacaagacgAGCAAAGAAAACGTGGtacttattaaataaaatcaccctttacttaaatGTAGGAACACAGACAAccgctgttaacaggttaatataacatTTCCCAGTCTAGGACTAGAAAAAGAATGGCAACTTACTCTGAGAAACACTGCTCTCCTCAGAGTGGCTGtgtcttcttgtgtgacaggtgcCAGCGTTAAGacacaatactgccacctgggagctcAACCAGGTAGTGGCGCTGGAGTATTAACGTGGTGTAATCATAACAGAACTGTTCATATAAATATTGCGGACATGCTAATATCGGTATATCGCGGACACCCCtaccatgaaacattttaaataaagcctCTTACTTGATTTAAACCGTATTTTTCACAAACACGCCAAGCTTTATTCCAATTATAAGTCCACAAGAAGCTTTTGACCTGTAACATCGGTTATGCTATTCCTATATTTATTAGGACGACTGTTTAAGAATCGACGtctcttagaaacattgccatcTTTAATGTATTGCCTCAAGAATCACAAGAACTTATGGAACCAATTTCAGCATTCATGAAAGGTTCTagagcaccaaatcggcataaTACAATGACTTCcaactggaataatggctgcagaCTATTCAGCTACCCAAgaataaatttaaatacacaaaacagttcttttaaattggcAAAAAAGATAGATCATAATTTGCTAATTGTCCAGTACTCGGGGAGAGGAACTTACAGCACTGATGCCAGAGAGCGGTTATGTGAGAGCAAAATGATACCAAACACAAACTCTTCAAAATcaagcaatttttatttatttgaggtgATAGTAGTGGTAGAGAGAGTCAGAAAATCTTTCTAAACAGTTTGAGCAAACAGGGAAAACATGACATCTGAACAAAAGCATTGGGAAAAGACCCCCAGAAAGTAT encodes:
- the LOC113091664 gene encoding GPI-anchored CFEM domain protein A-like, which translates into the protein MTARMYFSLIAVFFCLFGYFSIARAIQRRTTVDGFCPERLMVEPSHRGCSSDEDCPGGHKCCRFEFGPVCVLPVFMKPGQCPIPEMIPLCADSCFNDGQCPATQKCCPTTGGFACSEPRGQGRGQATCHGNGSGQGSGYGQGAGQGSGYGQGAGQGSGYGQGAGQGAGQGSGYGQDLYCVT